GCTAGTACCGATTTACATCTTCTGCTTTTTGTATTACCGCGACCATCTGCGGCAGTTTATGTTCCGGTTTGTGGAGCCCGACAAGCGCACCACGGTGCTGCACACGGTTGATAATATTCAGCACGTGGTGCAGGGCTACATGACTGGCCTGCTGACGGTTATTGCCGTGGTGTCGGTTATGAATGCGGCGGGGCTGCTGCTGCTGGGCGTGAAGTATGCGTTCTTCTTTGCTGTTTTTGCCTCGGTGCTGGCCGTCATTCCCTACATCGGCATCACGGTAGGGTCGATTATCCCGGCCCTCATCACGTTTGTCGAAACCGGCTCGGTGGCGCACGGGCTAGGGGTTATCGGCGTGTTTATGTTCGTGCAGGTTATCTCCGATAATATTCTGGCCCCCTTATTACCGCCTCGAAAGTGAGTCTTAATCCGCTCACCGCCATTATTGCCCTCATTTTGGGCGCGCAGCTCTGGGGCACGCCGGGCATGATTCTAAGTGTGCCGCTGTCGGCCGTTATCAAAGTAGTGCTCGATGCTAATAAAGGCACTGAGGCCTGGGGTTTCCTGCTGGGCGACGTGAGCGACGGCGAAACTACCAAAAAAGACCCTAGCGACGACCGAAGCTTTTTGACCAAGCTTTGGGACCAAGTGCGCGGCAAGCGCCCGCCGCTGGCGCCCGAGCCGCAGCTGCCGCCCATCCCGGGCACGCGCTAGCCCCAAATGTTGTACGAACCCTATCGGGGCTAGTATGCGTATAGCTGACAGTTGCCGCCCGGCGTGCAACCTTCTCCTTTTCCACAACTTCCCATTACCGACCAGAAATCATGGCTAACGAAACCATCGCCCGCGCCCTTACCGATATCCTGAACCTAAACCGCACCTCGGTAAAAGGCTACCAGGAAGCTGCCGAAGAAGTAAAAAATGCTGATACCAAAGCCAAGCTGAGCCAGTTTTCGCAGCAGCGCGCCGGCTTCGTGTCGGACCTCGAAGGCTATGCCAAGCAATATGGCATTGACGCCCACGATACCAACACGGTAGAAAGCTTGGCAACTGATGCCGCCGCCGCTGTGCACCGTGGCTGGATTAATATTAAGTCAGCTATTACCGGCCAGAGTGACTCGGCCGTGCTGGAAGCCGCCGAAACCGGCGAAGCTTCGGCCCTGAAAGCTTACGAAACCGTACTTTCGTCGAACGATGTGCCGGCTGGTGCCAAAACTGTATTCCAGCAGCAGCACGACGCCATCCTGCAAGCCAAAAACTGGCTGGCGATGAACAAGGCTAAGTAATTGCTAACAAATAAGTTAAAAAGCCCACCGGAGTACTCCGGTGGGCTTTTTAACGTTCGGGTCGCAACTAACCCCGGCCCTAACTTTGTTAGCCCTGCTCGTCCTCCTATCCTCGCGCCTTTGTACGCCATTATTGACCTTGAAACCACCGGCGGCCAGCCAGCCAACGACCGCATCACGGAGCTAGCCATCTTCGTGCACGACGGCCAGCGGGTGGTTGACTCCTACACCACGCTGGTAAACCCCGGCCGCGCCATTCCGC
The genomic region above belongs to Hymenobacter sp. BRD128 and contains:
- a CDS encoding PA2169 family four-helix-bundle protein, whose amino-acid sequence is MANETIARALTDILNLNRTSVKGYQEAAEEVKNADTKAKLSQFSQQRAGFVSDLEGYAKQYGIDAHDTNTVESLATDAAAAVHRGWINIKSAITGQSDSAVLEAAETGEASALKAYETVLSSNDVPAGAKTVFQQQHDAILQAKNWLAMNKAK